The proteins below are encoded in one region of Casimicrobium huifangae:
- the sucD gene encoding succinate--CoA ligase subunit alpha, translated as MSILINKDTKVITQGITGKTGQFHTHGCAAYANGKNCFVAGVNPKKAGENFEGIPIYSSVKEAKAQTGATVSVIYVPPSGAAAAIDEAVDAELDLVVCITEGIPVLDMLKTRYKMQGKKTLLLGPNCPGLITPEEIKIGIMPGHIHKKGRIGVVSRSGTLTYEAVGQLTELGLGQSSAVGIGGDPINGLKHIDVMRMFNDDPETDAVIMIGEIGGPDEADAARWVKANMKKPVVGFIAGVTAPAGKRMGHAGALISGGADTADAKLAIMEECGFKITRNPAEMGKLLKSLLK; from the coding sequence ATGAGCATCCTCATCAATAAAGACACCAAAGTCATCACCCAGGGCATCACCGGCAAGACCGGCCAGTTCCACACCCACGGTTGCGCGGCCTACGCCAACGGCAAGAACTGCTTCGTCGCAGGCGTGAACCCGAAGAAGGCCGGCGAGAATTTCGAAGGCATCCCGATTTACTCCAGCGTCAAGGAAGCCAAAGCGCAAACCGGCGCCACCGTCAGCGTGATCTATGTGCCGCCGTCAGGCGCTGCTGCCGCAATCGACGAGGCCGTTGACGCCGAACTCGATCTGGTCGTCTGCATCACCGAGGGCATCCCGGTGCTCGACATGCTGAAGACGCGCTACAAGATGCAGGGCAAAAAGACGCTGCTGCTCGGACCGAACTGCCCCGGCCTGATCACGCCGGAAGAAATCAAGATCGGCATCATGCCCGGCCACATCCACAAGAAGGGCCGCATCGGTGTCGTCTCGCGCTCGGGCACGCTCACGTATGAAGCCGTCGGTCAACTCACCGAGCTGGGCCTGGGCCAATCGAGCGCCGTCGGCATCGGCGGTGACCCGATCAACGGACTCAAGCACATCGACGTGATGCGCATGTTCAACGACGATCCCGAAACCGACGCCGTCATCATGATCGGCGAAATCGGCGGACCGGACGAGGCGGACGCCGCGCGTTGGGTGAAAGCCAACATGAAGAAACCGGTCGTCGGCTTCATCGCCGGCGTCACCGCGCCCGCCGGCAAGCGCATGGGCCACGCCGGGGCGCTGATCAGCGGCGGCGCTGACACCGCAGACGCCAAACTCGCCATCATGGAAGAGTGCGGCTTCAAGATCACCCGCAATCCGGCGGAGATGGGGAAGTTGTTGAAGTCGTTGTTGAAGTAG
- a CDS encoding delta-60 repeat domain-containing protein, which produces MPFNSLHFRRPALCRSRFIASVWAAFACLLLSGTSVAAPGQLDPTFGIGGASIIPVTPRADVAGAVAVQSDGKLVLAGNCQTTQNTRRELCLARLRTDGTPDPAFGSAGTVRTTLDGDASGNAIVVASDGKIVIAGPCLIALWSVWSSCLARYDSSGALDPTFGVGGKVGPIANAPNISITQLIETADHKWLVIGTCFSSATGNRLCPARLMNDGSLDATYGSGVPVALGVSSGIDYARHGLVQADGKLVISGYCGGSVYGGDLCAVRLLGDGQPDPTFGANGGLIVALAGQTLDAVFATEQPDHKLVFATHCARNSDSLTGLCLYRVLPDGTPDASFGQGGVVRSFVGRAANPPFAGATTDGNNYLVFWQCEGATLSLQFCVARFSSDGTPDAAFGLGGLASYRVGQGLDYATALAAAPDGKVVVVGYCDNYQTLIPGFSIYLGLEFCASRLKGGPYNPLTCALNADANQAIDTATDSLLLTRYLLGLRGDALTTGALGQNPTRTGQALESHLASLNLDADGDGQSLAMTDGLLILRAMLGLTGDALTAGAVNTAHPNARNAQQILTWIESTHGVACLP; this is translated from the coding sequence ATGCCCTTCAACTCCCTGCATTTTCGACGCCCTGCGCTTTGCCGCAGTCGCTTCATTGCGAGCGTTTGGGCCGCGTTTGCGTGTCTGCTGTTGAGCGGCACATCCGTTGCCGCGCCGGGCCAGCTTGATCCGACGTTTGGGATCGGCGGAGCATCGATTATTCCGGTGACGCCGCGAGCGGACGTCGCGGGGGCCGTCGCTGTTCAGTCTGACGGAAAACTCGTGTTGGCCGGAAATTGCCAGACGACTCAAAACACCAGGCGGGAGCTATGTCTGGCGCGTTTGCGTACCGACGGCACACCTGATCCTGCGTTTGGTAGCGCGGGCACGGTGCGGACAACTCTAGACGGCGACGCATCTGGCAATGCCATCGTCGTGGCATCAGACGGCAAGATAGTCATTGCCGGCCCGTGCCTCATCGCGTTGTGGTCGGTCTGGTCATCATGTTTGGCGCGCTACGATTCCTCCGGCGCGTTGGATCCTACGTTCGGAGTTGGCGGCAAGGTCGGGCCTATCGCAAACGCACCAAACATATCGATCACTCAATTGATCGAAACCGCCGATCACAAGTGGTTGGTCATTGGCACTTGTTTTTCCAGCGCGACAGGCAACCGCCTTTGTCCCGCGCGGCTGATGAACGATGGATCGCTGGATGCGACATATGGATCTGGCGTGCCCGTTGCCTTGGGCGTCTCGAGCGGCATTGACTATGCGCGGCACGGGCTCGTTCAAGCAGACGGAAAATTGGTGATTTCGGGCTACTGCGGCGGATCGGTTTATGGTGGTGACCTCTGTGCTGTTCGCCTGCTCGGGGACGGTCAACCGGACCCGACTTTCGGCGCGAACGGTGGACTAATCGTCGCGTTAGCCGGGCAGACACTCGATGCAGTTTTCGCAACTGAGCAACCCGACCACAAGCTCGTCTTCGCGACGCACTGTGCGCGCAACAGTGATTCGTTGACGGGTTTGTGTCTCTATCGTGTGCTGCCAGACGGAACGCCGGACGCGTCGTTTGGTCAGGGTGGCGTTGTACGCTCATTTGTCGGTCGCGCAGCGAATCCGCCGTTCGCCGGTGCAACAACTGACGGAAACAACTATCTGGTGTTTTGGCAATGCGAAGGCGCGACTCTCAGTCTCCAATTCTGTGTTGCCCGATTTTCGTCTGACGGAACGCCAGATGCGGCATTCGGCCTTGGCGGACTCGCCAGTTATCGCGTTGGTCAGGGGCTGGATTATGCAACGGCGTTAGCTGCGGCTCCAGACGGGAAGGTCGTCGTGGTCGGATATTGCGACAACTATCAGACACTCATTCCGGGCTTTAGCATCTATCTCGGGTTGGAGTTTTGTGCCTCCCGCCTGAAAGGCGGCCCCTACAACCCGCTAACGTGCGCTCTTAACGCCGATGCGAATCAGGCGATTGACACTGCGACCGACTCCCTCCTGCTCACCCGCTATCTCCTCGGCCTGCGCGGTGACGCGCTCACGACCGGCGCACTCGGCCAAAACCCAACCCGCACTGGCCAGGCGTTAGAAAGCCACCTTGCCTCACTCAACCTCGACGCCGACGGCGACGGCCAGTCGCTGGCGATGACTGATGGCTTGCTGATCCTGCGCGCGATGCTCGGGCTCACCGGTGATGCGCTGACCGCGGGTGCGGTGAACACGGCGCATCCGAATGCGCGCAACGCGCAGCAAATCCTCACCTGGATCGAATCCACGCACGGCGTGGCCTGCTTACCGTAG
- the glpK gene encoding glycerol kinase GlpK codes for MTKDSSPIGSARFVLALDQGTTSSRAILFDHAGTPVASAQQEFRQHFPQPGWVEHDASEIWATQRAVMTEAMHRAGARPQDVAAIGITNQRETTVLWDRATGKPVANAIVWQDRRTAALCDRLKAEGKAALIQQKTGLVLDAYFSGTKLKWLLDNVPGARERAQKGELAFGTIDAWLIWNLTGGKTHATDPSNASRTLLFNIHRNAWDDELLQLLDIPRSVLPEVRPSSGAFGDAVLDGAAIPISGNAGDQQAALFGQACHAPGMAKNTYGTGCFLLLNTGAEAVTSNNNLLTTTAWQLVGAKPQYALEGSVFIGGAVVQWLRDGLRAIKTAADVEALAAEVPDSGGVYLVPAFAGLGAPHWDQYARGAMFGLTRGSGITHIARAALESIAFQSAEVLAAMEKDAGIKLTELRVDGGATANNLLMQIQADLLGVPVVRPKVLETTALGAAYLAGLAVGFWHDAGDIKANWQVDRVFEPTLSRDRAAEMMAGWAQAVERSKGWAH; via the coding sequence ATGACCAAAGACTCGTCGCCGATCGGGTCGGCGCGGTTTGTACTGGCGCTCGATCAAGGTACGACAAGTTCGCGCGCCATCCTGTTTGACCACGCCGGCACGCCGGTCGCCTCGGCGCAGCAGGAGTTCCGCCAGCATTTCCCGCAGCCGGGCTGGGTGGAGCATGACGCCAGCGAAATCTGGGCGACCCAGCGCGCGGTCATGACCGAGGCGATGCACCGTGCTGGTGCGCGCCCGCAGGACGTTGCCGCCATCGGCATCACCAACCAGCGCGAAACTACGGTGCTGTGGGACCGCGCGACCGGCAAACCTGTCGCCAACGCAATCGTCTGGCAGGACCGGCGGACCGCCGCACTCTGCGACCGCCTGAAAGCGGAAGGCAAGGCGGCGCTGATCCAGCAGAAGACCGGGCTCGTGCTCGACGCCTATTTCTCTGGCACCAAGCTGAAATGGCTGCTCGACAACGTGCCCGGCGCCCGCGAGCGGGCGCAGAAGGGCGAGCTGGCCTTCGGCACCATCGACGCCTGGCTGATCTGGAATCTCACTGGCGGCAAGACTCACGCGACTGACCCGTCCAACGCCAGCCGCACGCTGCTGTTCAACATCCACCGCAACGCGTGGGATGACGAGCTGCTGCAACTGCTCGATATTCCACGTTCGGTACTGCCCGAGGTGCGGCCGTCATCCGGCGCCTTTGGTGACGCCGTGCTCGATGGTGCGGCCATCCCCATCTCCGGTAACGCGGGCGACCAGCAGGCCGCGCTGTTTGGCCAGGCCTGCCACGCGCCGGGCATGGCCAAGAACACCTACGGCACCGGCTGCTTCCTGCTGCTCAATACTGGCGCCGAGGCGGTGACGTCCAACAACAACCTGCTGACGACGACGGCGTGGCAACTGGTCGGGGCGAAGCCGCAGTACGCCCTCGAAGGCTCCGTGTTCATCGGCGGCGCCGTCGTGCAATGGCTGCGCGACGGCCTTCGCGCCATCAAGACAGCCGCTGACGTGGAAGCGCTGGCCGCGGAAGTGCCCGATTCCGGCGGCGTTTACCTGGTGCCCGCCTTTGCCGGCCTTGGCGCGCCGCACTGGGACCAGTACGCCCGTGGCGCCATGTTCGGCCTCACGCGGGGCAGCGGCATCACCCACATCGCCCGCGCCGCGCTGGAATCCATCGCCTTCCAGTCGGCCGAAGTGCTGGCCGCGATGGAAAAGGACGCAGGCATCAAGCTCACCGAATTGCGCGTTGACGGCGGCGCCACCGCCAACAACCTGCTGATGCAGATTCAGGCGGATCTGCTCGGCGTGCCGGTGGTGCGACCGAAAGTGCTGGAAACCACGGCGCTGGGCGCCGCCTATCTGGCGGGTCTCGCGGTCGGCTTCTGGCACGACGCCGGCGACATCAAGGCGAACTGGCAGGTGGATCGTGTCTTCGAGCCAACGCTGTCGCGCGACCGTGCGGCCGAGATGATGGCGGGCTGGGCGCAGGCGGTGGAACGAAGCAAGGGTTGGGCACACTGA
- a CDS encoding DUF2889 domain-containing protein, translating into MPLSSPAARERLHLRRVSYEGYRRADGLYDIEARLTDSKDRDYPLAGGTRSKDIPVHDMLVRVTIDRRFEVIDIEATTEEMPYPGQCNKIGPDYKKLIGSNLLKGFRKVIAEKMGGVKGCTHLSELLGYLPTAAVQTFAGERRETDAPAGKKPFQLDSCHALATDTETVRIYYPKWYAGETVEAT; encoded by the coding sequence ATGCCGCTGTCTTCCCCTGCCGCCCGCGAGCGCCTGCATCTGCGCCGCGTGAGTTACGAAGGCTACCGTCGCGCCGATGGCTTGTATGACATCGAAGCGCGCCTCACCGACAGCAAGGATCGCGACTATCCGCTCGCCGGCGGCACCCGCAGCAAGGACATCCCCGTGCACGACATGCTGGTGCGGGTGACCATCGACCGCCGCTTCGAGGTGATCGACATCGAAGCCACCACCGAAGAGATGCCCTACCCCGGCCAATGCAACAAGATTGGCCCGGACTACAAAAAATTGATCGGCAGCAACCTGCTGAAAGGTTTCCGCAAGGTGATTGCTGAAAAAATGGGCGGGGTCAAGGGTTGCACCCATTTGTCGGAGCTGTTGGGCTATCTGCCAACGGCGGCGGTGCAGACCTTTGCCGGGGAGCGTCGGGAGACCGATGCGCCCGCCGGCAAGAAGCCGTTCCAGCTCGACTCCTGCCATGCGCTGGCGACCGACACGGAAACGGTGCGCATTTATTACCCGAAGTGGTACGCGGGTGAAACGGTCGAGGCGACCTAG